One genomic segment of Helianthus annuus cultivar XRQ/B chromosome 14, HanXRQr2.0-SUNRISE, whole genome shotgun sequence includes these proteins:
- the LOC110907168 gene encoding uncharacterized protein LOC110907168, which yields MSEILPRLPAKCVGRAKKFWLAGDIVIIRFDVNTETFSEIGFPYVGNGETCQGNLVNMNNKLHVFVSHGFIDMAVDLWRYEDWGEVYEIDLNKKTCDLFIPSDWNHAIRTAMYVETIVPIKATRYNDRLYLFDGAEFMEYCTLPKTPPVPPLYLPLVPATLCGGGLYFVITQCHGRSDGLTVIRFDVNSKSFSELCFPNVYDDEVSGSLVNINEELHMYVCIGNYDYRREIIYVSEGVDMSAPISTDSESISSVPSHEMSASTHVECRKGRGRMGRPRLRERLPVLTPDVASSQRCSYVGSSSRNVVRYMRMPNENVQPSPITSISDSFAVIRTTQENISSNATTEVGRRRTGQMGRPRLRDRPSDLTCEATSTQRHCNVDRINRGVVHYTSRTNGAVQSSLGSTVSQTSGCLHSNQVEGLLTLYLPFLGRCPSYYDIGDANHSCVHCGAMLCEGKVCLPFLRHPPQTLGRLLDYNGESRSRVFRENIKLLNAMFAFTSTCGRISTDLNDGRGPYTFRLNGHNHHNIGSLLPMHPDGRPRFAQLYVYDTENETDNRFYALRNCVSPTSDQVILRTLVNDFLLMLDANNALVQAFRMARERFNDNSMQRLTLRLLGTRNRREGQYSLPTVPEVAALIPGDGNPADSRDIIIEERGSRSAKRISELHPSFMALQQSVSLREYYSYRLQLRRNEAILEHEMNWFKQNQNTIRSDLYNGLYDRIADGETSCEAVGRRVILPATFAGGPRYMIQQYQDAMAICRWAGAPDLFITMTCNSKWPEITRHIQATTPGMSASDRPDIVARVFKIKLDELIKDIRKRNIFGHTKAVIYTIEFQKRGLPHSHILLFLQPEDKINTVDNIDKYISAELPSEVEDPIAFGIVRTQMMHGPCGLLNPSSPCMHNDVCSKGYPKNYCEETFIRNDGWLCYKRPNNSRVVKVGSQDIK from the exons ATGTCAGAGATACTGCCAAGACTTCCTGCAAAATGTGTAGGTCGTGCAAAGAAG TTTTGGCTTGCTGGTGATATTGTCATAATTCGATTTGATGTGAATACAGAGACGTTTTCAGAAATAGGGTTTCCATATGTTGGCAATGGTGAAACATGCCAGGGGAACTTGGTTAATATGAATAACAAACTTCACGTGTTTGTTAGTCATGGGTTTATAGATATGGCTGTGGATCTATGGCGTTATGAAG ATTGGGGTGAGGTTTATGAAATCGATTTGAACAAGAAGACATGTGACCTTTTCATACCAAGCGATTGGAATCATGCTATACGGACAGCAATGTATGTGGAAACTATTGTGCCG ATAAAAGCG ACGAGGTATAATGACCGTTTATATTTATTCGATGGAGCTGAATTCATGGAGTACTGTACGCTTCCTAAAACACCGCCCGTACCACCATTATACCTACCTTTGGTCCCAGCAACTTTGTGTGGTGGTGGTTTATATTTTGTCATTACCCAATGCCATGGTCGTTCAGATGGATTGACGGTTATTCGTTTTGATGTGAATTCAAAGTCGTTTTCTGAATTATGTTTCCCCAATGTATATGACGATGAAGTTAGTGGAAGTTTAGTTAACATAAACGAGGAGCTTCATATGTATGTTTGTATCGGAAACTATGACTATAGACGAGAAATT ATATATGTATCAGAAGGTGTTGATATGAGTGCACCTATATCAACTGATTCCGAATCAATTTCTTCAGTCCCTTCGCATGAAATGTCAGCATCTACACATGTTGAATGTCGTAAAGGCCGTGGTCGTATGGGCCGTCCTCGATTGCGGGAGCGACTTCCTGTTTTGACGCCTGATGTTGCATCCTCACAACGGTGTTCTTACG TTGGTAGTTCTAGTAGAAATGTGGTACGCTATATGCGTATGCCAAATGAAAATGTGCAACCTTCTCCGATCACTTCAATTTCGGATTCATTTGCGGTTATACGTACCACTCAGGAAAATATATCTTCTAATGCAACGACTGAAGTTGGGCGTAGACGGACGGGCCAAATGGGTCGTCCTCGATTACGTGATCGCCCTTCTGATTTAACATGTGAGGCTACAAGTACTCAAAGACATTGCAATG TTGATCGTATCAACAGAGGCGTTGTGCATTATACCAGTAGAACAAATGGAGCTGTGCAATCTTCATTAGGTTCAACGGTTTCACAAACATCTGGATGTCTACATTCGAATCAGGTGGAA GGTTTGCTTACACTTTACTTACCTTTTTTAGGGCGATGTCCATCGTATTATGATATCGGTGATGCAAACCATAGTTGTGTTCATTGTGGAGCTATGCTTTG TGAAGGAAAGGTTTGCTTGCCATTTCTTCGACATCCTCCTCAAACATTGGGTCGTCTTCTTGATTACAATGGGGAATCACGATCTCGAGTGTTTAGAGAAAACATAAAGCTTTTAAATGCGATGTTTGCATTTACCTCAACCTGTGGGAGAATATCTACGGATTTAAATGATGGTCGTGGGCCTTATACATTCCGTTTGAATGGCCACAACCATCATAATATTGGATCATTGTTGCCTATGCATCCTGATGGACGCCCTAGATTTGCTCAATTGTACGTTTATGACACGGAAAATGAGACTGATAATCGCTTTTATGCTTTGCGAAATTGTGTGTCACCAACGTCTGATCAAGTCATCCTACGCACATTAGTGAATGACTTCCTGTTGATGCTTGATGCGAACAATGCATTGGTGCAGGCATTTAGGATGGCACGTGAAAGGTTTAATGACAACTCAATGCAACGTCTTACGCTTCGCTTGCTTGGTACACGAAATAGAAGAGAAGGACAATATTCTTTGCCTACTGTTCCTGAAGTGGCTGCATTGATTCCAGGTGACGGAAATCCTGCGGACTCACGTGATATTATTATTGAAGAACGTGGTAGTCGTAGTGCAAAGCGTATATCTGAATTGCACCCAAGTTTTATGGCGTT GCAGCAATCGGTTTCATTACGAGAATATTATTCTTACCGTTTACAACTTAGGAGGAATGAAG CTATCCTTGAACATGAGATGAATTGGTTTAAACAAAACCAAAACACTATTCGTTCGGATTTGTATAATGGTTTATATGATCGTATCGCTGATGGTGAAACAAGTTGTGAAGCAGTTGGTCGACGTGTTATCCTGCCAGCAACATTTGCCGGTGGGCCAAGATATATGATTCAACAGTATCAGGATGCAATGGCTATTTGTCGTTGGGCCGGGGCTCCGGACCTTTTTATTACTATGACATGCAATTCAAAATGGCCGGAAATTACCCGACATATTCAAGCAACAACCCCTGGTATGAGTGCATCCGACCGCCCGGACATTGTTGCCCGTGTTTTCAAAATTAAACTTGATGAACTTATCAAAGACATAAGGAAAAGGAATATTTTTGGACACACGAAAGCAG TTATCTATACAATCGAGTTTCAGAAACGAGGACTTCCACACTCTCATATTCTGCTTTTTTTACAACCTGAAGATAAGATTAATACGGTTGACAATATCGATAAATATATATCTGCTGAGCTTCCTTCGGAGGTGGAAGACCCTATAGCTTTTGGTATTGTTCGTACGCAAATGATgcatggtccatgtggtttgctcAACCCTTCAAGTCCTTGTATGCATAACGATGTATGTAGTAAAGGGTACCCAAAGAATTATTGTGAGGAAACATTCATCCGAAATGATGGTTGGTTGTGTTATAAGAGGCCCAATAATTCAAGAGTTGTTAAAGTTGGTTCTCAAGATATTaagtga